The proteins below come from a single Treponema phagedenis genomic window:
- a CDS encoding C40 family peptidase, producing MNKKKLKKSFCVCIWLCILVFQFSGNENNADNKSLSQRLIFINAALQYLGTPYKYAGCSEEGMDCSGLIYKTALDTLNLALPRSARELGEFVEKIDDEEVQPGDLLFFNTTGRISHVGIYLGSGNFVHSSSDDAVTGVVITSLTNVYWKKCYRFAGRILEPEDIFLNPIAAR from the coding sequence ATGAATAAAAAAAAATTGAAAAAATCTTTTTGCGTATGTATTTGGTTATGTATACTTGTTTTTCAATTCAGCGGAAATGAAAATAATGCAGATAACAAATCCCTATCGCAAAGGCTTATCTTTATCAATGCAGCTTTGCAATATTTAGGTACTCCATATAAATACGCCGGCTGCTCGGAAGAAGGTATGGATTGCTCGGGGCTTATTTATAAAACCGCATTGGATACATTGAATTTAGCATTGCCGCGCAGTGCACGGGAACTTGGCGAATTTGTGGAAAAAATAGATGATGAAGAAGTACAGCCGGGCGATTTACTTTTTTTTAACACAACAGGGAGAATCTCCCATGTAGGGATTTATCTTGGTTCGGGCAACTTTGTTCACTCCTCTTCGGACGATGCGGTAACCGGCGTTGTCATTACCTCTTTGACTAATGTATACTGGAAAAAATGCTATCGTTTTGCAGGCAGAATACTTGAGCCGGAAGATATTTTTTTAAACCCGATTGCCGCTCGATAA
- a CDS encoding peptidoglycan DD-metalloendopeptidase family protein, with protein MRKTFGFFFLITAFTVFSLEWPTDNPTFLYLFGQAQAGKNLEQGIIFDSAQTVRAADHGTRLITIEKKHRLRNFPSTLGNALIFLHEDGLQTVYGNLEDSAAFKNITVSEAGAIIGQTGSSAWGEPGTLIFQVVDTKKKVYINPLLLLPSFNDTVKPTIQNILLERQNTSIALAQNKIIRQGEYKLFASISDMMQVSGKQYAPFRVSISINGADIGTIPFEIITAKKGYAYLAGTKLTGKLLYDKPDRLFLGTVSFMSGKTELAITVRDISGNERTESFLLQVE; from the coding sequence ATGAGAAAAACTTTCGGTTTCTTTTTTTTGATTACGGCATTTACGGTTTTTTCATTGGAATGGCCAACCGACAATCCTACATTCTTATATTTATTCGGGCAAGCTCAGGCGGGAAAAAATCTTGAACAGGGAATAATCTTTGATTCGGCACAGACTGTCAGAGCGGCGGATCACGGCACGCGGCTTATTACAATAGAGAAAAAACATCGGTTGCGAAATTTTCCAAGCACCCTTGGCAATGCACTGATATTTTTACATGAAGACGGTTTGCAAACAGTGTACGGCAATTTGGAAGATTCCGCTGCGTTTAAAAATATTACTGTAAGCGAGGCAGGAGCAATTATCGGACAAACAGGTTCAAGTGCGTGGGGAGAGCCCGGTACCCTGATTTTTCAAGTAGTGGATACAAAAAAGAAAGTATATATTAATCCGCTGCTGCTTTTACCTTCTTTCAATGATACTGTCAAACCGACTATCCAAAATATACTATTGGAAAGGCAAAACACTTCCATTGCGCTTGCACAAAACAAAATAATCAGGCAGGGCGAGTACAAACTATTTGCTTCAATCAGCGATATGATGCAGGTATCCGGAAAACAATATGCGCCGTTCAGAGTCAGTATATCAATTAACGGAGCCGACATTGGAACTATTCCGTTTGAAATTATCACAGCAAAAAAGGGATACGCATATCTTGCAGGCACAAAACTTACAGGAAAATTATTGTATGATAAACCGGATCGCCTCTTTTTAGGCACAGTTTCTTTTATGAGCGGAAAAACGGAGCTTGCTATTACCGTGCGAGATATCAGCGGAAATGAAAGAACAGAATCTTTTTTATTACAGGTGGAATAA
- a CDS encoding AMP-dependent synthetase/ligase, translating to MNTKTPWDFLEDFRGKTFHGEWPTLPEMFEITTARFPNRNCLTVFEPNRITLSYAQALEKIKTLAAWLNAQGLKKGMKIAVSGKNSPEWAVVYFATLFAGGIIVPIDYGLHEEEIQNLIQKSDPFLFFVDEERYQFFKNNVVLGKDFSSKVYSLNKAHADEYVYNLYTDKTPSIEQAASEDTAAILFTSGTMGNPKGVMLSHKNLVADCYIAQTHLNIFETDVFYALLPLHHSYTMLAVFIEALSVGAEIVFGKTIAVSKMLKELDEGKVTMLLGVPLLFNKLLAGILKGVRAKGPLVYGLIRTMMGISYLVKKLFKVNIGKSLFKKVLAQAKLSTVRIAICGGGPLSPSVFRAYNEFGIDFIQGYGLTETSPIIALNPVEHFKIESVGKYFHPYMEMKILDPDEKGVGEIAVRGPMVMQGYYQMPEETTEVLSSDGWFKTGDIGRLDEEGYLYLSGRAKNLIVTEGGKNVYPEEIENMFQLYYDDIEQITAMGYLLDKETKSEGIEVKVYPTDALYKKLNFERDSAEGDAAVLKHIQEIVDLENKKLLPYQKISRVTILDKPFEMTTTKKVIRR from the coding sequence ATGAATACAAAAACCCCTTGGGATTTCTTAGAAGATTTCCGAGGTAAAACGTTTCACGGTGAATGGCCAACATTGCCGGAAATGTTTGAAATTACAACAGCTCGTTTTCCGAACAGAAATTGTTTAACCGTTTTTGAGCCTAATAGGATAACGCTGTCTTATGCGCAAGCTCTTGAAAAGATAAAAACGCTTGCGGCGTGGCTCAATGCACAAGGATTAAAAAAAGGAATGAAGATTGCCGTTAGCGGGAAGAATTCTCCCGAATGGGCGGTAGTGTATTTTGCAACGCTTTTTGCCGGCGGAATTATTGTCCCGATAGATTACGGGCTCCATGAAGAAGAAATACAAAATTTAATCCAAAAATCAGATCCGTTTTTATTCTTTGTTGATGAAGAGCGCTATCAGTTTTTTAAGAACAATGTGGTGCTCGGTAAAGATTTCAGCAGTAAAGTATATTCATTAAACAAGGCTCACGCTGATGAATACGTGTATAATTTATATACTGATAAAACACCGTCAATTGAGCAAGCAGCAAGTGAAGATACGGCGGCAATTCTTTTTACTTCCGGCACTATGGGAAATCCAAAAGGGGTAATGCTTTCGCATAAAAATCTTGTTGCAGACTGTTATATTGCGCAAACACACCTCAATATTTTTGAAACGGATGTTTTTTACGCACTCTTGCCGCTTCATCATTCTTACACCATGCTTGCCGTATTTATTGAAGCGCTTTCAGTAGGAGCGGAAATTGTTTTCGGTAAAACAATTGCAGTTTCAAAAATGCTTAAAGAACTTGATGAAGGCAAAGTTACCATGTTGCTTGGCGTGCCGCTTTTGTTCAACAAACTTCTTGCAGGAATCCTGAAGGGAGTGCGAGCAAAGGGGCCACTTGTGTACGGACTCATCCGTACCATGATGGGGATTTCGTATCTTGTAAAAAAACTATTTAAGGTAAATATCGGTAAGAGTCTTTTTAAAAAAGTTTTAGCACAGGCAAAGTTATCAACTGTAAGAATTGCAATTTGCGGAGGAGGTCCTTTGTCTCCAAGTGTTTTCAGGGCGTATAATGAATTCGGAATAGATTTTATACAAGGGTACGGCTTAACCGAAACATCACCGATTATTGCGCTTAACCCAGTTGAGCATTTTAAAATTGAAAGTGTAGGAAAATATTTTCACCCGTATATGGAAATGAAAATTCTTGATCCTGATGAAAAGGGGGTTGGAGAAATAGCGGTGCGCGGTCCGATGGTTATGCAAGGATATTATCAAATGCCCGAAGAAACCACCGAAGTACTTTCATCCGATGGCTGGTTTAAAACAGGAGATATCGGCCGTCTTGACGAAGAAGGATACCTTTATCTTTCAGGAAGAGCAAAAAATCTGATTGTAACCGAAGGCGGAAAAAACGTATATCCGGAAGAGATTGAAAATATGTTCCAGCTTTATTATGATGATATTGAGCAAATTACCGCAATGGGATATTTGCTTGACAAAGAAACAAAAAGCGAGGGCATAGAAGTAAAAGTATATCCAACCGATGCGCTTTATAAAAAACTCAACTTTGAACGAGACTCTGCCGAAGGCGATGCGGCTGTTTTAAAACATATACAGGAAATAGTTGATCTTGAAAATAAAAAATTACTTCCCTACCAAAAAATTTCACGGGTAACAATACTTGACAAACCCTTTGAAATGACTACTACAAAAAAAGTTATCAGACGCTAA
- a CDS encoding iron-containing alcohol dehydrogenase has product MFNFNFHIPTKILFGQGKIAHLADEISAYGSRVLFCYGGGSIKKIGLYDEIIEQFSSKGIFYQELSGISPNPRIEEVREGIKLIREHQLNFILPVGGGSTIDCAKAISAGAAYQGDAWDLVIGKAKPQQTIPIGTVLTLSATGSEMNGGAVISNMETKQKLSLGSPLLLPKFSILDPSYTFSVSAAQTAAGTADIMSHTFENYFSLNDDAFLQNRLAEAILRTCIYYAPKALANPHNYDARANLMWAGTWAINGLLSAGKNTDWSVHAMEHELSAFYDITHGVGLAILTPHWLNYVLNETTVQRIATFGTAVWGIYTDDIYETAKLAIQKTSEFFASLGIPMRLRDVGIGEEHLQEMAEAAVRHKGGKIDGFQELGAEDVLAIYKAAL; this is encoded by the coding sequence ATGTTTAATTTTAATTTTCACATACCGACTAAGATTTTATTCGGGCAGGGGAAAATTGCGCACTTAGCTGATGAAATTTCCGCTTACGGATCACGAGTGCTGTTTTGTTATGGCGGCGGAAGTATTAAAAAAATCGGATTATATGATGAGATTATTGAGCAGTTTTCCTCTAAAGGAATTTTTTATCAAGAACTTTCAGGTATATCTCCAAATCCGCGTATAGAAGAAGTGAGAGAAGGAATCAAGCTTATTAGAGAACACCAATTAAATTTTATTCTTCCGGTAGGCGGCGGCAGCACTATTGACTGTGCAAAGGCAATATCCGCCGGAGCTGCTTATCAAGGCGATGCTTGGGATCTGGTGATCGGCAAAGCAAAACCTCAGCAAACCATTCCAATCGGAACTGTTTTAACTCTTTCCGCAACAGGCTCCGAGATGAATGGAGGCGCGGTTATTTCCAATATGGAAACAAAACAAAAATTAAGTTTGGGTTCTCCTCTTTTGTTGCCAAAATTTTCTATCTTGGATCCGTCCTATACTTTTTCCGTATCAGCTGCGCAAACCGCTGCGGGAACTGCCGATATCATGAGCCATACATTTGAAAATTATTTTTCTCTAAATGACGATGCCTTTTTGCAAAACCGGCTTGCGGAGGCTATTCTTAGAACCTGCATATATTACGCACCGAAGGCTTTAGCAAATCCGCATAATTATGATGCTCGTGCAAATCTTATGTGGGCGGGAACTTGGGCAATCAACGGTCTACTGAGTGCGGGAAAAAATACCGACTGGTCGGTGCATGCGATGGAACATGAACTCAGTGCTTTTTATGATATTACGCACGGTGTAGGTTTGGCTATTTTAACGCCGCATTGGCTCAACTATGTTTTAAATGAGACAACCGTTCAACGAATTGCAACCTTTGGTACCGCTGTTTGGGGTATTTATACCGATGACATATACGAAACGGCAAAGCTTGCAATTCAAAAAACTTCCGAGTTTTTTGCTTCACTCGGAATACCGATGCGGTTGCGCGATGTAGGTATCGGAGAAGAACATTTGCAAGAGATGGCAGAAGCGGCGGTTCGTCATAAAGGCGGTAAAATTGACGGCTTTCAGGAATTGGGAGCCGAAGATGTTTTGGCAATTTACAAAGCCGCATTGTAA
- a CDS encoding DedA family protein → MNSILLWIGEYVTYFPMVIFLGLMLGGFNIPVSEDALIIMSALLCQQEKASIPTFLCALYFGAVLSDYLVYFWGKLLGKGLINFGVFKKIVTEENTKRISRALEHHGFLTYLFGRFIPFGIRNVLSMTSGFVQFPFYKFAVFDSIAALFSISSLFWLTYFFGSSGSIFIKILGVIVLIGVTGFCIYLVKSGKIIQITDKKLDKEDQKNTKAFL, encoded by the coding sequence ATGAATTCCATTCTTTTGTGGATAGGAGAATATGTTACATATTTTCCTATGGTAATTTTTTTGGGTTTAATGCTTGGCGGATTTAATATTCCTGTTTCAGAGGATGCGCTTATTATTATGTCTGCCTTATTATGTCAACAGGAAAAAGCTTCGATCCCCACGTTTTTATGTGCTCTTTATTTTGGTGCGGTTTTAAGTGATTATCTGGTATACTTTTGGGGAAAACTGCTTGGGAAAGGTCTTATTAATTTCGGCGTATTCAAAAAAATTGTTACAGAAGAAAATACAAAAAGAATTTCACGGGCATTGGAACATCATGGTTTTCTTACTTATTTATTCGGGCGCTTTATTCCCTTCGGTATACGAAATGTTCTTTCAATGACAAGCGGATTTGTTCAGTTTCCGTTTTATAAATTTGCGGTTTTTGATTCTATTGCAGCTCTGTTTAGCATCTCAAGTTTATTCTGGCTCACCTATTTTTTCGGTTCATCGGGAAGCATCTTTATTAAAATACTTGGAGTGATAGTTCTGATCGGTGTTACGGGATTTTGTATTTATTTGGTTAAGTCCGGTAAGATTATACAAATTACCGATAAAAAACTTGACAAAGAAGATCAAAAGAACACAAAGGCTTTTCTCTAA
- a CDS encoding DbpA RNA binding domain-containing protein, which translates to MTAEKNILDEEKTISFLENILQIVKTEADPQVLNEYRRLFRKTVPLTMRSYVAGYLIKENVAPSFGRNKGSKGQRGRFFSQEKPAQTERPVLSPDVSTSIFISIGKSRRVYPRDIITLLIQQGGVQREHIGDIRILENYSFVQVLTEEADGIIDKLHNSSYRGRNITVSYSRKQEEPAEVSEAQG; encoded by the coding sequence GTGACAGCAGAAAAAAATATTTTAGATGAAGAAAAAACAATTTCGTTTTTGGAAAATATATTACAGATTGTTAAAACCGAAGCAGATCCTCAAGTTTTAAATGAGTATAGGAGATTATTTAGAAAAACCGTGCCGCTCACTATGCGCTCGTATGTTGCAGGCTATCTTATTAAAGAAAATGTAGCTCCTTCTTTTGGGAGAAATAAAGGATCCAAAGGGCAGCGGGGAAGATTTTTTTCACAGGAAAAACCGGCGCAAACAGAGCGCCCCGTATTATCACCCGATGTTTCCACAAGTATTTTTATCAGCATCGGGAAAAGCAGGCGGGTGTATCCGCGCGATATTATTACGCTTCTTATTCAGCAAGGAGGAGTTCAGCGAGAACATATCGGGGATATTCGCATCCTTGAAAATTATTCGTTTGTACAAGTGTTAACCGAAGAAGCCGACGGCATTATCGATAAATTGCATAACAGCTCGTATCGGGGAAGAAATATTACGGTAAGTTATTCACGCAAACAAGAAGAGCCGGCGGAAGTATCGGAAGCACAAGGATAA
- a CDS encoding NAD(+) synthase, which yields MNAELGYFRIATAVPIVRIADCKHNAREIIAEIRKAVNLQADMIVFPQLSISSASCGDLFYQQTLLTAAKSALEYIINETETLAIVSVVGLPLFVKGKLYNCSAVICQGRVLGIVPLNTPLKQFSVYTSPHETRQIMLNAETLTFFDTDLIFEIENGLFSFCFGDFQKNTAADLIINQLFIPSLPRTEIDLYRNVKAISQNIGKAFLYVNAGWGESSTDMVCAGEAGIFEAGECLASGSGFNNEKFLMRETGGFVMADIDMQILAHKKIKAAEQRQAVSTVVPIPPMQAKTDMRNLFRPVNDEPFIPIELKESRKQADLFYNRMLILAAQGLAKRLTHIGCTRMLLGISGGLDSSLALLIAAKAADLIKASRSDIFAITMPGFGTTERTKNNAVELAAILQCTVEEISIADSVLQHFKDIGQDPKKHDITYENAQARERTQILMDKANQVNGLVIGPGDLSELALGWTTYNGDHMSMYGVNSSIPKTLLRSIIENCKDNPQEFTSGKDKQGFTDILTDILNTPVSPELLPPQNGVISQKTEHIVGPYRLHDFFLYNVIMHGFGPKKLLFLAEQSFIKEGKNEYTREEILSWLFVFFKRFFSQQYKRSCIPDGPQVSDISLSPRAGLHMPSDSSWNLWKEELENLSK from the coding sequence ATGAATGCGGAATTAGGATATTTTAGAATTGCAACAGCGGTTCCGATCGTAAGGATTGCGGATTGCAAACATAATGCACGTGAAATAATTGCAGAGATTAGAAAAGCGGTAAACTTGCAAGCGGATATGATTGTGTTTCCGCAGCTTTCAATTTCTTCTGCAAGTTGCGGTGATTTATTTTATCAACAAACCTTACTTACAGCGGCAAAATCCGCATTGGAATATATTATCAATGAAACAGAAACACTGGCAATCGTATCCGTTGTCGGACTCCCTCTTTTTGTTAAAGGAAAATTATATAATTGTTCAGCGGTCATTTGCCAAGGAAGAGTGTTAGGAATTGTTCCGCTTAATACTCCACTCAAGCAATTTTCCGTATATACATCTCCGCATGAGACAAGACAAATTATGCTTAATGCCGAAACACTAACCTTTTTTGATACCGATCTCATTTTTGAAATCGAAAACGGTTTATTCTCATTTTGTTTTGGCGATTTTCAAAAAAACACCGCTGCAGATCTTATCATCAATCAGCTTTTTATTCCGAGCCTTCCGCGCACGGAAATTGATTTATACCGCAATGTAAAGGCAATATCGCAAAATATCGGTAAAGCATTTTTATATGTAAATGCAGGCTGGGGAGAGTCAAGCACTGATATGGTGTGTGCCGGTGAAGCCGGTATTTTTGAAGCGGGAGAATGTCTTGCCTCAGGTTCAGGGTTTAATAATGAAAAATTTCTTATGAGAGAAACCGGCGGCTTTGTGATGGCGGATATTGATATGCAAATTCTTGCACATAAAAAAATAAAAGCTGCGGAACAACGGCAAGCTGTTAGTACAGTAGTACCTATTCCGCCAATGCAGGCGAAGACGGATATGAGGAACTTGTTCAGACCGGTGAACGATGAGCCGTTTATTCCGATTGAACTAAAAGAATCAAGAAAGCAGGCGGATTTATTTTATAATCGAATGCTTATTCTTGCAGCGCAGGGGTTGGCAAAACGTCTTACGCATATCGGTTGTACAAGAATGCTTTTAGGCATTTCAGGCGGATTGGATTCCTCTTTGGCTTTATTGATTGCGGCAAAGGCTGCCGATCTTATTAAAGCAAGCCGATCCGATATTTTTGCTATTACGATGCCCGGGTTCGGAACAACTGAAAGAACTAAAAATAATGCAGTTGAGCTTGCGGCAATTCTTCAATGCACGGTTGAAGAAATATCAATTGCGGATTCCGTTTTACAACATTTTAAAGATATCGGGCAGGATCCAAAAAAGCACGATATAACATATGAAAATGCCCAAGCACGGGAGCGCACGCAAATTTTAATGGATAAGGCAAACCAAGTGAATGGTTTAGTAATCGGCCCCGGCGACTTATCCGAACTTGCTTTGGGATGGACAACATATAACGGAGATCATATGTCAATGTACGGAGTGAACAGTTCAATTCCTAAAACATTGTTGCGGAGTATTATTGAAAACTGCAAAGATAATCCGCAAGAGTTTACCTCCGGTAAAGATAAACAAGGGTTCACCGATATTTTAACCGATATTTTAAACACACCGGTAAGTCCCGAGCTTCTTCCTCCCCAAAATGGCGTAATTTCTCAAAAAACCGAGCACATTGTCGGACCGTATCGATTACATGATTTTTTCTTATATAATGTAATAATGCACGGTTTCGGACCTAAAAAACTTTTATTTCTTGCGGAGCAAAGTTTTATAAAAGAGGGAAAAAATGAGTATACAAGGGAAGAAATCCTTTCCTGGCTTTTTGTATTTTTTAAGCGGTTTTTTTCTCAGCAATATAAACGTTCCTGCATTCCGGACGGCCCGCAGGTAAGCGATATCAGCCTTTCGCCGCGTGCAGGCTTACATATGCCAAGTGATTCATCATGGAATCTTTGGAAAGAAGAACTTGAAAATTTATCAAAATAG
- a CDS encoding SLC13 family permease, translating to MKRIISIVAALCCMFGFRFLPALPGMSASAMQVLGIFIGALILWLTISIDWPSLLCLAALSLVPELTMNMVLTHSLGKSTVAFLLFTFMCTYAISTTSFIKRCAIMFITGPLARRGAWYFLISYCAAVLIIGLFMSPTVLFVIYLPILNAICEELKLRQEDKLANALIMGQLFSCAISCGMTPIAHVFSIMAMGFYHTATGKAVSYASYMGFAIPVGLLTFLVMILFFRFILRPDMSSVRNLNMDALRRTVAKADKKEKIILVIFFSVVALWVIPEFLKNLLPTFAGFMKKQGTAFPPLLGAVLLCMLTIDGKPLMNFKEMMQKGVEWGSIMMAGSTLAIGMAMTNADIGLTAWISDAIKPMFALVSPFVLVVIFAAWAAIMTNLASNMVTVTVVCAVAIPICSATGGLISTPAVAMIVGMLGGYAFATPPAHPNVALAIGSGWTKTSQVAAYGSALIAVSIIISTFIGYPLARALMGM from the coding sequence ATGAAACGAATAATTTCTATTGTGGCGGCTCTGTGTTGCATGTTTGGCTTTAGATTCTTGCCCGCATTACCCGGCATGAGCGCATCGGCTATGCAGGTGCTCGGTATTTTTATCGGTGCATTGATTTTGTGGCTTACCATTTCAATTGATTGGCCGAGCCTTTTATGTCTTGCGGCTCTTTCATTGGTGCCGGAGCTTACCATGAATATGGTTTTAACTCATTCGCTTGGAAAATCGACGGTGGCGTTTTTGCTTTTTACTTTTATGTGTACCTATGCGATTTCCACAACCTCGTTTATTAAACGCTGTGCGATTATGTTTATCACGGGGCCGCTGGCGCGAAGGGGCGCTTGGTATTTTCTTATCTCGTATTGCGCCGCAGTTTTGATTATCGGGCTTTTTATGTCGCCGACGGTTTTATTCGTTATTTATCTTCCGATTCTGAATGCAATTTGCGAAGAGCTGAAACTGCGGCAAGAAGATAAGCTTGCCAATGCGCTGATTATGGGGCAGCTTTTTTCATGCGCAATTTCCTGCGGCATGACTCCCATCGCGCATGTTTTTTCAATTATGGCTATGGGTTTTTATCATACTGCGACAGGCAAGGCGGTTAGTTATGCTTCGTACATGGGCTTTGCAATTCCGGTTGGTCTTTTAACTTTTCTTGTGATGATATTGTTCTTCCGATTTATTTTGCGCCCGGATATGTCTTCGGTGCGAAACCTCAACATGGATGCTTTGCGCAGAACTGTGGCAAAGGCGGATAAAAAAGAAAAAATAATTTTGGTTATCTTCTTTTCGGTTGTCGCATTGTGGGTGATCCCTGAGTTTTTAAAAAACCTTCTTCCAACTTTTGCAGGGTTTATGAAAAAGCAGGGAACCGCCTTTCCGCCTTTACTCGGTGCGGTGCTGCTTTGCATGCTCACAATTGACGGCAAGCCCCTGATGAATTTTAAAGAGATGATGCAAAAGGGAGTGGAGTGGGGCAGTATTATGATGGCAGGCAGCACGCTTGCAATCGGTATGGCAATGACTAATGCCGACATCGGACTTACCGCATGGATATCCGATGCAATTAAACCTATGTTTGCCCTTGTTTCGCCTTTTGTCCTTGTGGTAATCTTTGCCGCATGGGCTGCAATAATGACTAACTTAGCTTCCAACATGGTAACGGTTACGGTGGTTTGCGCCGTCGCTATTCCGATTTGCAGCGCGACCGGCGGCCTCATCAGCACGCCTGCTGTCGCGATGATTGTCGGGATGCTGGGCGGTTATGCCTTTGCTACTCCGCCGGCGCACCCAAACGTTGCATTAGCCATCGGCTCCGGCTGGACAAAAACATCGCAAGTTGCGGCTTACGGAAGCGCGTTGATAGCAGTCTCTATTATTATAAGCACCTTCATCGGCTATCCTTTAGCAAGAGCTTTGATGGGAATGTAA